In a single window of the Atlantibacter hermannii genome:
- the yecS_1 gene encoding ABC transporter permease — MPHRRPNVKGELSFSNPAVRAWLFQILAVAAVIGIAVYLIHNTITNLSSRGITSGFAFLDRGAGFGIVQHLIDYQQGDTYGRVFLVGLLNTLLVSALCIVFASLLGFFLGLARLSDNWLLRKLSTVYIETFRNIPPLLQIFFWYFAVLRNLPGPRQAVSAFDLAFLSNRGLYIPSPALGEGALPFLLAVIIALVVSAGVFRFNKNHQMKTGQLRRTWPVALMLLIGLPLAAHVMFGAALHWDVPELRGFNFRGGMALIPELAALTLALSVYTSAFIAEIIRAGIQSVPYGQHEAARSLGLPNPVTLRQVIIPQAMRVIIPPLTSQYLNIVKNSSLAAAIGYPDMVSLFAGTVLNQTGQAIETIAITMSVYLIISLSISLLMNLYNRHIALVER, encoded by the coding sequence ATGCCCCATCGCCGCCCAAACGTAAAAGGAGAGCTCTCCTTTTCCAATCCTGCGGTTCGTGCCTGGCTGTTTCAAATACTGGCGGTCGCAGCCGTTATTGGCATTGCCGTTTATCTGATCCATAACACCATTACCAACCTTAGCAGCCGTGGCATTACGTCAGGCTTTGCCTTCCTCGATCGTGGCGCCGGTTTCGGCATCGTTCAGCATTTGATCGATTATCAGCAAGGCGATACGTATGGACGGGTGTTTCTGGTCGGTCTTTTAAATACCCTGCTGGTGTCCGCGCTGTGTATTGTCTTTGCCTCGTTGTTGGGATTTTTTTTAGGACTGGCCCGGCTTTCTGATAACTGGTTGCTGCGCAAACTCTCCACCGTTTACATCGAGACATTCCGTAATATCCCACCGTTACTGCAAATATTTTTTTGGTACTTTGCAGTGTTACGTAATTTACCTGGTCCACGACAAGCGGTGAGTGCATTTGATTTGGCCTTTCTCAGCAATCGGGGGCTGTATATCCCTTCCCCGGCCCTGGGCGAAGGCGCGTTGCCATTCCTGCTTGCCGTGATCATCGCACTGGTCGTCTCTGCGGGCGTGTTTCGTTTCAATAAAAATCATCAGATGAAAACCGGGCAGTTACGACGTACCTGGCCCGTTGCGTTGATGCTGTTGATTGGGTTGCCTCTGGCAGCGCACGTCATGTTTGGCGCGGCATTGCACTGGGATGTACCTGAATTGCGCGGCTTTAACTTTCGGGGTGGGATGGCGTTGATCCCTGAGCTGGCTGCACTGACCCTTGCGCTTTCGGTGTACACCTCTGCATTTATTGCTGAGATCATTCGCGCAGGTATTCAGTCGGTCCCCTATGGTCAACATGAGGCGGCGCGCTCTTTAGGCCTGCCTAATCCGGTGACGCTGCGTCAGGTCATTATTCCTCAGGCCATGCGCGTAATCATCCCGCCACTGACAAGTCAGTATCTGAATATTGTTAAAAACTCATCACTCGCAGCGGCCATTGGCTATCCGGATATGGTTTCGCTGTTTGCCGGCACCGTACTGAACCAAACCGGCCAGGCAATTGAAACCATCGCGATTACTATGTCCGTTTACCTGATTATCAGTCTGTCGATTTCCCTGCTGATGAACCTTTATAACCGGCATATCGCACTGGTTGAGCGCTAA